The window ATTTGGTTCCCCataatttttctaaaaatgtgagaaaatttaaaaaaagataaaaatcataaaaaatatgcaggGCTATATACGcaaacatgtatatgcatatttcaCCAAGATGATTTCGTTAAAATATCGCACAATGGTATTCATCTTTATCCTTCCTCTGTTATCTTACCGCCAAGAGGAAGAGGTTGTAGCTTGGGGGGGTCATGGCTTGGACTAGGAAATAGAGCTGTAAGTTTTTATCAAACtgagaaaaagggagaaataaaataaagcgCTGTGATGTTGTATTTAAATGGTTCCCAATTGAATGTGAACGAATGGATCGGACGCATAATTGGATGGAACATACGACACACAGAGTAGACGTATAATTCCCCCCCTACCCCCTCCTGGAGTGCATCCAACCATTTGAACGACATGTCACTTCATTCCATACCTTAAGAACTCCGTATCGATTGCTCATGCGCAACATAGCCCACATGAGGGACGGAAACAGAAGATACTTATTCTGCAACACGTACAGAAGATCCTTATAAGATATAGCAGAAGGTAATTTAATTCCTTCATACAGAATATTAGAAAGTATCACATAGACAGATGGAGCCAACATGGTGTTTAACATAACCATTGACTGCTTGATGGAGTGCTCATAAAATGCATTAGCTCTGctaaatattttgaaaaaaatcgaaGTGCAAAGGACGTAAAAATACGAATTTCCCCCAATGGAACTGAACATGGATGACAGACAAATGCCCTTCATCTTATCGCTTgatgtttcttctttcttttttttaacaaaaaattttacataaaTTTTTGTTAGAATGCCGCTAATTACCACATAACAGTTAATAAAGAGGGAgatgcttttttcttcccagtGGAGAATTTTCAAAAGGTTGTTGTACACAAATATTGGTATCAATCCGGATTGGTTTAGCACGCACATGTGCTGTAGCatgtttactttttcttcccttcccgcTTCTTCCGCATTCTTGATTGTTTTTCGGCAATTCAAATCAGTTGTTATTGCGGGTTCCCTTCTTCCTTGTTCATCTTGCGAGATAACCCCTGCGGCTGCCGAAGCGCGCTCTCCTTGCCCGTCGATGAGGGGCTCCCCCTGACCCTCATTTTTCACCCTCCTTTGTCCATTATCTTTCCATCCGTAAAACAAATAAGCAGTTACAcgagaaaagaaaatctgAGTACAAAACTGGGCGacgcaaaaaagggaaattttaCACAACTGAGGGGCTTCCTCAGGAATTTTCCTCACTACATCATTTATCGCatttagcaaaaatatcttcGAGCATATATTATCAGTTATGTCTGTCAGAACAATCCTATGTTCATTCCTTATCAACTTCAACGCATTCAGAGTTAACATGAATGAGAAAATGTTACCCAGACGAAGTAGTATTCCCAGTGGGGCAGATAGAAGGGGGTAATTTATCTGTGGAATTTTCTGCAGCAAATTTTGGACATTCTTTCTGCTAAAATTTatcttgaatttttttacaactctACTGTTTTTGCTAAGTATGTAACCCTTATTTGGGGTGAAGACGCGAATGAAGCATTTTCCCCCTACGTGGTATTGCCTGATGGGTATGCCCCAATCAGTACCTCCCTTCCATTCGCCCTTACTAAATTGACTCTTCGCGAGGTACAACAGGGTTACCAAAAGAAGGATTAACGGCGTGAAGGTTCTCATGCCGTGTGTTCTTGCGAGAGGGGCGAGaaaatcttcttcatcaacGCTGCCACGATTGTCACCACGACTACTGATGTGACcgctccccctttttttttttcgccgaCAAACTGGAACTATTGGGCTAACTTGATAAAAGCCAATTGGAGAAAATACGCCCGATAAACCACTAACCCATTTTAACTCCACACTTTAGCCACTGCGTATACGAGTTACACCttataaaaaattcctactggaaaattgggaaaaaaacgatCCCCCACCTTGATATGCTCAGCTACCACGTGTTCAAAATTTAACCTGCACGTTCGCCAgtttggctttttttttttttttttttttttttgttccctttCTTGCGCAATATTCTGCATGCAGGCGAAATTCCTTTATCATCCAAGTTCCCAGGAATGATCTACCAAGTCATAATCGTCACCGCCCTGCTGCCGTGCCCAGATCATAAGTAGGAAAAATTGCGCAGTGTCTCCCTTCGCTGCCTTTTCTACACAATGGATGTGCAACGCGCTTGTAATCGGTTAACATTGTTTTCGTTCACTCATACTACGGAaaattttgacaaaaaaaaaaaaaaaaaaaaaaatagcaggGAAAGCGCGAACAAGTTTGGCTCATTTCGCAAAACTCGCACATTTAACAACGTGGCAAAATTGACAAATTAAGGAAGGACAAATTTAACAATGCAACGGGGCGAAAAATCCCTCGGCGCGATAGCGCATCGtgtagaaaaatattatgtgcgcaaaaaaaagaaataaataataagcCCCCtgtgcaaagaaaaataaggggCCATGAAGCATAGAACAAGCAGAAGGGAGAATGTGCTATACACGCCACTACCTCAATGTGCCATTTGCATGAATATGCCGCTAAAAATATGCCATTTGAAGTGCAAATACCTTCCTCCCTGGGGCGCCAAGAAGCGGTACACCCggttttccctcccccccttaagGTGTGAGATTAGTTGTTCTGGCACATTTAACTAGTGTACATCTTTCAGTGACCTTCAATAAgcctttcattttccatgtAAATTttgatgtatttttttggggggtcaTTTCTGTagtatatcattttttttttttttttatataatttttccatgttcCTCCCTCTGGCGCATAGCTTAATTTTTCACGTTTTATTCGAATATGGGTTTGTACTCAcatgtttctctttttagactattctttcccccctcaaGCGACATGACACCTTTTTTGGCGGGGGCGCAGCATGCCTTTACCTGTTggcgtacatttttttgagGCAACTTGGGGATGAAGGCCGTCTCATCACAACAGCCCCCAAGCAATGCACGTGACGCCAAAGCGAAAACCCCGCCAAATTGGGAATAAAGCGCAAGGGTTCCCTTCCCCGCACTTATCTGTACACGggcacatgtgtacatgtgtgcgcACGCTTCCTCATTTACCACCCCTGCAATGTTTGGAATTTGACTTACCCCTGTGCATCAATGATTTAGTGCATTCTGTAAAGGCCTCATAGTTCAATGGCCCCATCGTTTAATTTCCTCATCCTTTAATTTCCTCATCGTTCAATTTCTTCATCGTTTAGTTTCCCCATTGTTTAGTTGCCTCATCGCTTAGCAGCTTCACTGTTTCATTGCTTAATGGCTTAACCGCGTAGTCCACCCTCTCGTCATTACAGCACTTCATAACTCCCCGCACAAAGTACCTCGAAAAATGAAATCCGCTTTGGCGAAGCACTTATggatacacacacatacacatacgtatatgttgCTGTCATATTTATTCTCCACGCAGGCCCCACAAAATTGTGCTCGCTATTTTGTGCTTCATCTTTCAGTGtacaccttctttttttttaaggtttCACGGAAAAGGTGTTATGGTGCAGTGTGTGTGATTATCCCTGCGAGTTTCCTGCACATCCTCCGTGTTAGTTCGTGCCCCCTGAGCATTTCACGTTCTGCCCAATTTTTACGTATAGAACAAAtcccttcttcatcatcattcataaaataaaacttaTGTGCACCAAGTAAAGCGACAGAAGGGAGAGCGTAATCTTTTCGTCGTTTTTACTTCGCCTCTACCGATTCCCACGTCGACTTTgatattacattttttttttttttttttttttttagttgcATTTTGTGAACTGTCCTTTTGTGAGCAAACTATTATGTGTGACCATTTTTTGGAATCACATGTTCACCGTGCGACGTCCCTCTTTCTTGAGGAGTTCCACATTCTAAGCGACGACGCATGAAGGGTGTATCCCAAATGGCACATTCCCAATGAACTTCATgtattcataaaaaaaatgtacattctATATGACATACTGCACATATGCACACTTGTAGGTGTggatattttcatttcacAATGCAAAATGTTACATTCGCTTAATTATTCTATTCTTcccctctccttttttttttctataaataCGTATATACCGCTCAGTATACATGACCCATTTGTAAATTCATTTTACCCCTCCTCTTTATTTCTAACAATTTTGAATTCATCACTGTTGTCTATTCATATGATATCTTTAATCCTGTCATAAAAAATGCTTCATAGCAATCTACATATTTAGTATGTTGTGCCTTTAGTGTATATGTGCGCAAATCTCAGAGGACAGCGTTCGAAACGCAATCTACAAATTGCCAATGAACAGTTTTGCTCACGCTAGTTCTGCGCACTCTCTGCTCCTTTTGCGTGTTCCCTCCAGAAGGACTGTGCAACTGCACATGGTAAGCgcttttgattttttttttcttttttctttttatttatttatttttttttgtgtgtgcacCAGATTCATTTCGCTACCTCctgccctttttttgtttcttcattCCTAAAGCGCACTGCGCAACTTTTATCTGTTAGTAGGAATGAAACAACGTAGTACGAAACAACACACAACGATTAAACTTCTGTACACCCTTCGAATGAGCCAAATGCGCATTCGTGGTTATGCTTAGCCAAACGAGTATAGGAGCGGACAATTTGtcatattttccttgtggcaattcataaaaatgcaattttttttttttttttttttcttctttttgccaCCTCCTTCCTGCCGTCCATGCTGACCGTCCCAGGGAGGTGTTGTTTCTGTCAATCGTTCCCTTAACCATTcgttt is drawn from Plasmodium knowlesi strain H genome assembly, chromosome: 7 and contains these coding sequences:
- a CDS encoding apicoplast integral membrane protein, putative produces the protein MRTFTPLILLLVTLLYLAKSQFSKGEWKGGTDWGIPIRQYHVGGKCFIRVFTPNKGYILSKNSRVVKKFKINFSRKNVQNLLQKIPQINYPLLSAPLGILLRLGNIFSFMLTLNALKLIRNEHRIVLTDITDNICSKIFLLNAINDVVRKIPEEAPQLCKISLFCVAQFCTQIFFSRVTAYLFYGWKDNGQRRVKNEGQGEPLIDGQGERASAAAGVISQDEQGRREPAITTDLNCRKTIKNAEEAGREEKVNMLQHMCVLNQSGLIPIFVYNNLLKILHWEEKSISLFINCYVVISGILTKIYVKFFVKKKKEETSSDKMKGICLSSMFSSIGGNSYFYVLCTSIFFKIFSRANAFYEHSIKQSMVMLNTMLAPSVYVILSNILYEGIKLPSAISYKDLLYVLQNKYLLFPSLMWAMLRMSNRYGVLKFDKNLQLYFLVQAMTPPSYNLFLLAKNYGEPNSIRKILTVSYPLYLGALYFYVLALFRCFRN